The DNA sequence GCACCTGTATCATATTCTTTTTTTATATTTATTCCATTTTTTACCGTCTCTAAGTCAGTTTTTGCTATTAATTCTAATATATTTAAAGCATATCTTGCATCACCTTGACTAATAGATAATATATATTTTAAAGCGTTCTTATCTATTTCTATATCATTTTTTTTAGCAACAGACAACACTATTTTTTCTATATCTTCATCACTTAATTTCTTAAATTCTAAAACTACACATCTAGAAATTATGGCTCTATTCAAGTTATAATAAGGGTTTTCAGTTGTAGACCCTATTAATATTAAATTACCATCTTCTAAATCTTGCAATAAAGAATCTTGTTGTGCCTTATTAAATCTATGTATTTCATCAAATAAAAGTATTGTTTTTTCACCAGTCATTTGATTATGTGCCTTTGCCCTATTAGAAGTTTCTTTTACATTAGCTACTCCTGAATTTATTGCATTTAAATATTCAAAATTATAGCCTAATTTTTTTGCTATTATCTTAGAAATAGTAGTTTTACCTGTCCCTGGTGGTCCAAATATTATTAAATTTACTAATTCTTTTTTATCTAACATTTTTTTTATTATTTTCATAGCCTCTTCTTGACCATAAAAATCATCTAAATCTATTGGTCTACTCTCAAATGCTAGTGGACGCTTAGATTTATTTTCATATATTCCTAATTGTTCCATATTATCTTCCATACAACTTAGTAATATGTGATATAGCATTAGCTAAATCATCATTTAAAACAAACTCACCTATTCTCCATTGCCAATTTCCAACTGCAACTCCTGGAGTATTTATTCTTGCATCTTCTCCGTAACATAAATAATCTTGTATAGGTATTATACACATATTAGATACACTTCTTTGAGCAAGTCTTATTAAATGCCAACATATATCATCATCGTTAACATCTAAATAATCTCTTATTTGAGCTCTTTCTACATCACTTAAATTATTATACCAACCCAATGTAGTATTATTATCATGAGTTCCAGTATAAACTACTGAATTTTTCTCATAATTATGTACTAAATATAGGTTATCAGGGTCATTATTAAATGCAAATTGTAATATTTTCATACCTGGTAAATCAAAATCATTTTTTAATTTAATAACTTCATCAGTAAGTACTCCTAAATCCTCTGCTATTAAATTTATATTAGGAAATTCTTCAAATATTTCTTTAAAAAGGTCTTCGCCAGGCCCTTTTATCCATTTACCATTTATAGCAGTTTTTTCTTCTGCTGGTATTTCCCAATAAGATTCAAACCCTCTAAAATGATCAAGTCTTATTATGTTATAAAGTTCTAAATTAGATTTTATTCTTAATTTCCACCATTCATATGAATTATTTTTCATTTCTTCCCAATTATATACTGGATTCCCCCATAATTGTCCTGTTGAACTGAAATAATCAGGTGGAACTCCTGTAACTTTATCAAATACAAATAAATTAGAATTTGACCATGCATCTGCTGAATCCGTAGATACAAATATTGGTATATCTCCTATTATTTCAATATTTTTACTATTTGCATATTTTTTTATTTTTGACCATTGTCTAAAAAATAGAAATTGCATAAATTTTTGTACATCAATATCGTGAGATAATAATTTACTATATTTATCAATAGCTTCTTCATTTCTAAATCTAATATCATCATCCCAATTATGCCAAGATGAACCTTTAAAGTGTTTTTTTATTGACATAAATAGCGAAAAATCATTTAACCAATATGAATGCTTAATTTTAAATTCTTCAAATTCAACATTTAACTTCTCTTTATTATTATATGCTTTTTCTAAAATCATATTTTTAGCATAATATAGTTTCCCATAATCTACTAAATAAGGGTTATCATTTTTTAAAATTTCTATATCTTCATAAGTTAATAATTGCTCATTAACCAATTCTTCAACATCTACTAAATACGGATTACCTGCAAATGCTGAAAAACATTGGTAAGGAGAATCATTAAACCCAGTAGGCCCTAATGGAAATATTTGCCATAGAGTTTGACCTGCTTTTTCTAAAAAATCTATAAATTCATATGCTTTTTTACCTAATGTCCCTATTGTATATTCCCCAGAAAAAGAACTAGGGTGCATTAATATACCTGCTTTTCTTTCTCTTTTATCTCTAATTCTTTCTAATAACTCATCCAATTTACTATTATCTTTTTCTTCAATAGTAATTTCAACCTTTTTCTTAAAATCACCTAATAAAGACTTCATAGTTTTTTCAAATAAATCATCAGTTTTTTGCTTTTTTATCATTTTTTCTCCTCTGTCATTGCAAGATATACCGCACCATATATACCTGCATCATTTCCTAATTTTGCTTGTTTTATTTTAAGATTTTCTAATATTGGAGGTAATGTATATGCTTTTAATTTTTCTTTTACTTTATCAAACAGAAAATCCCCTGCTAAGGCTACTCCTCCACCTACAACTATGACATCAGGATCTAAAATATTTAAAACATATGATAATCCTAATGCTAAATAATTGGCTTCATCATCAACTATATCAATAGCCATTGCATCGCCTGCTTTTGCTGCATCAAA is a window from the Oceanivirga salmonicida genome containing:
- a CDS encoding replication-associated recombination protein A codes for the protein MEDNMEQLGIYENKSKRPLAFESRPIDLDDFYGQEEAMKIIKKMLDKKELVNLIIFGPPGTGKTTISKIIAKKLGYNFEYLNAINSGVANVKETSNRAKAHNQMTGEKTILLFDEIHRFNKAQQDSLLQDLEDGNLILIGSTTENPYYNLNRAIISRCVVLEFKKLSDEDIEKIVLSVAKKNDIEIDKNALKYILSISQGDARYALNILELIAKTDLETVKNGINIKKEYDTGAKYDRISAMIKSIRGSDPDAAVYWLSSLLVGGEDLMYIARRLVISASEDIGLANPTALNLAVSAMNAVEKIGMPEARIILAECAIYLATSPKSNTAYNAVNKAMQIIYDNGVQDIPFHLTKQGASKYLYPHNYNNNYVKQNYMNKYLNLYVYGNNKYESKIKEYWKKIKGEQ
- the malQ gene encoding 4-alpha-glucanotransferase, yielding MIKKQKTDDLFEKTMKSLLGDFKKKVEITIEEKDNSKLDELLERIRDKRERKAGILMHPSSFSGEYTIGTLGKKAYEFIDFLEKAGQTLWQIFPLGPTGFNDSPYQCFSAFAGNPYLVDVEELVNEQLLTYEDIEILKNDNPYLVDYGKLYYAKNMILEKAYNNKEKLNVEFEEFKIKHSYWLNDFSLFMSIKKHFKGSSWHNWDDDIRFRNEEAIDKYSKLLSHDIDVQKFMQFLFFRQWSKIKKYANSKNIEIIGDIPIFVSTDSADAWSNSNLFVFDKVTGVPPDYFSSTGQLWGNPVYNWEEMKNNSYEWWKLRIKSNLELYNIIRLDHFRGFESYWEIPAEEKTAINGKWIKGPGEDLFKEIFEEFPNINLIAEDLGVLTDEVIKLKNDFDLPGMKILQFAFNNDPDNLYLVHNYEKNSVVYTGTHDNNTTLGWYNNLSDVERAQIRDYLDVNDDDICWHLIRLAQRSVSNMCIIPIQDYLCYGEDARINTPGVAVGNWQWRIGEFVLNDDLANAISHITKLYGR